The following proteins are encoded in a genomic region of Gossypium hirsutum isolate 1008001.06 chromosome D05, Gossypium_hirsutum_v2.1, whole genome shotgun sequence:
- the LOC121217797 gene encoding patatin-like protein 2, with protein MHSISVIIMGSIPQDNFAVASPKSPLQAPTYGNLITVLSIDGGGIRGIIPGTILAFLESQLQKLDGEEARLADYFDVITGTSTGGLVTAMLTTPDPNNGNRPLFAAKDINDFYLEHCPKIFPQDCTPFAPATNLVKLLTGPKYDGQYLHKIVREKLGETRLHQTLTNVVIPTFDIKQLQPKIFSSYEVKNNPCRNALLSDICIGTSAAPTYLPAHQFETKDSTGKVQEFHLIDGGVAANNPTLIAINEVSKEITRGSPDFFPIKPNDYARFQVLSLGTGSQKCEEKYPAHMAAKWGLLGWLTCEHSTPLIDVFMQASSDMVDFHNATVFKALKSEKSYLRIQDDTLSGTVASVDIATKENLENLVKVGENLLKKPVSRVNLENGKFEPSNQGTNEEALIRLAQVLSKEKRLRDMTSPHGKHQLAGHRTTDPSS; from the exons ATGCATTCGATCTCAGTCATCATAATGGGAAGTATCCCACAAGACAATTTTGCAGTTGCAAGCCCAAAATCTCCCCTTCAAGCTCCCACCTACGGGAACTTAATCACTGTTCTCAGCATTGATGGAGGTGGAATTAGGGGGATTATCCCCGGAACTATTCTTGCCTTTTTAGAGTCTCAGCTTCAG AAGCTGGATGGTGAGGAAGCGAGACTGGCAGACTATTTTGATGTCATAACTGGGACTAGTACGGGTGGCCTCGTCACTGCCATGCTGACGACCCCAGATCCCAATAACGGAAATCGCCCTCTTTTCGCTGCCAAAGATATCAACGATTTCTATCTTGAACACTGCCCAAAAATCTTCCCCCAAGATTG CACCCCATTTGCCCCAGCTACAAATTTGGTGAAATTACTAACTGGTCCCAAGTATGATGGCCAATATCTGCACAAGATTGTTAGAGAGAAGTTGGGAGAAACCCGATTGCACCAAACACTGACAAATGTTGTCATCCCCACGTTTGACATCAAACAGCTCCAGCCAAAAATCTTCTCCTCCTACGAG GTAAAGAACAACCCTTGCAGAAATGCTTTGCTCTCCGATATATGCATAGGAACGTCTGCTGCGCCAACTTATCTTCCAGCCCATCAGTTTGAGACCAAGGATTCCACTGGCAAAGTTCAAGAATTCCATCTTATTGACGGTGGAGTTGCTGCTAATAATCCC ACCTTAATAGCCATCAATGAAGTGAGCAAAGAGATCACTCGCGGGAGCCCTGATTTCTTCCCTATAAAGCCAAACGACTATGCTCGCTTCCAAGTTTTATCCTTGGGCACCGGTTCCCAGAAATGTGAAGAGAAGTACCCTGCTCACATGGCAGCAAAATGGGGTCTCTTGGGATGGTTGACCTGCGAACACTCCACTCCGCTCATTGATGTCTTCATGCAAGCAAGCAGTGATATGGTGGACTTTCACAATGCTACTGTTTTCAAAGCACTTAAATCTGAAAAAAGTTATCTCCGTATTCAG GACGATACATTGAGTGGGACGGTGGCATCTGTGGATATCGCTACAAAAGAAAACTTGGAGAATCTTGTAAAAGTTGGGGAAAATCTGCTGAAAAAACCAGTTTCCAGGGTGAATTTGGAGAATGGTAAATTTGAGCCTTCTAATCAGGGTACAAATGAGGAGGCGCTCATCag ATTAGCTCAAGTGCTATCTAAGGAAAAACGGCTTCGTGACATGACATCACCACATGGAAAGCACCAGCTTGCAGGGCATAGAACAACTGATCCATCTTCTTAA
- the LOC121217798 gene encoding patatin-like protein 2: protein MGCIPQDNFAVASPKSPLQAPTYGNLITVLSIDGGGIRGLIPGTILAFLESQLQTLDGEEARLADYFDVITGTSTGGLVTAMLTTPDPNNGNRPLFAAKDINDFYLEHCPKIFPQDCTPFAPATNLVKSLTGPKYDGQYLHKIVREKLGETRLHQTLTNVVIPTFDIKQLHPKIFSSYEVKSNPCRNALLSDICIGTSAAPTYLPAHQFETKDSTGKVQEFHLIDGGVAANNPTLIAINEVSKAITRGSPDFFPIKPNDYARFQVLSLGTGSQKCEEKYPAHMAAKWGLLGWLTCEHSTPLIDVFMQASSDMVDFHNATVFKALKSEKSYLRIQDDTLSGTVASVDIATKENLENLVKVGESLLKKPVSKVNLENGKFEPCNQGTNEEALVRYINI, encoded by the exons ATGGGATGTATCCCACAAGACAATTTTGCAGTTGCAAGCCCAAAATCTCCCCTTCAAGCTCCCACCTACGGGAACTTAATCACTGTTCTCAGCATTGATGGAGGTGGAATTAGGGGGCTTATCCCCGGAACTATTCTTGCCTTTTTAGAGTCTCAGCTTCAG ACGCTGGATGGTGAGGAAGCGAGACTGGCAGACTATTTTGATGTCATAACTGGGACTAGTACGGGTGGCCTCGTCACTGCCATGCTGACGACCCCAGATCCCAATAACGGAAATCGCCCCCTTTTCGCTGCCAAAGATATCAACGATTTCTATCTTGAACACTGCCCAAAAATCTTCCCCCAAGATTG CACCCCATTTGCCCCAGCTACAAATTTGGTGAAATCACTAACTGGTCCCAAGTATGATGGCCAATATCTGCACAAGATTGTTAGAGAGAAGTTGGGAGAAACCCGATTGCACCAAACACTGACAAATGTTGTCATCCCTACGTTTGACATCAAACAGCTCCATCCAAAAATCTTTTCCTCCTATGAG GTAAAGAGCAACCCTTGCAGAAATGCTTTGCTCTCCGATATATGCATAGGAACGTCTGCTGCGCCAACTTATCTTCCAGCCCATCAGTTTGAGACCAAGGATTCCACTGGCAAAGTTCAAGAATTCCATCTTATTGACGGTGGAGTTGCTGCTAATAATCCC ACCTTAATAGCCATCAATGAAGTGAGCAAAGCGATCACTCGCGGGAGCCCTGATTTCTTCCCTATAAAGCCAAACGACTATGCTCGCTTCCAAGTTTTATCCTTGGGCACCGGTTCCCAGAAATGTGAAGAGAAGTACCCTGCTCACATGGCAGCAAAATGGGGTCTCTTGGGATGGTTGACCTGCGAACACTCCACTCCGCTCATTGATGTCTTCATGCAAGCAAGCAGTGATATGGTGGACTTTCACAATGCTACTGTTTTCAAAGCACTTAAATCTGAAAAAAGTTATCTCCGTATTCAG GATGATACATTGAGTGGGACGGTGGCATCTGTGGATATCGCTACAAAAGAAAACTTGGAGAATCTTGTAAAAGTTGGGGAAAGTCTGCTGAAAAAACCAGTTTCCAAGGTGAACTTGGAGAATGGTAAATTTGAGCCTTGTAATCAGGGTACAAATGAGGAGGCGCTCGTCaggtatataaatatatag
- the LOC121217796 gene encoding patatin-like protein 2, which produces MIASSLSFFPHKRYILRIWAVTFVGIHSILLSSPKEQLQPPAYGELITILSIDGGGIRGIIPGTILAFLESELQKLDGEEARLADYFDVIAGTSTGGLVTAMLTSPNEKNRPLFAAKDIKDFYLQNSPKIFPQPGSQLFPQTTKAIKALSGPKYDGKFLHSLVKQKLGDTRLHQTLTNVVIPTFDINHLQPIIFSSYRVKEKPTLDALLSDICIGTSAAPTYLPAHYFKTQDNKGNVKDYNLIDGGVAANNPTLVAMGEVSKAIINGNSDFFPIKPVDYGRFLVISLGTGSPKAEKKYNAAEAAKWGVLGWLNSEGSTPLVDVFTQASGDMVDFHLSVVFKALHSDKYLRIQDDGLSGDASSVDIATKKNLDELVKVGEGLLKKRVCRVNLETGMFQPFAQETNEEALKRFATLLSRERHRRHSRTPQGKAGGYYQNGVKN; this is translated from the exons ATGATCGCTTCCTCTCTTTCATTTTTTCCCCATAAACGTTACATTTTGAg GATCTGGGCGGTTACTTTTGTTGGAATTCATTCTATATTGCTTTCAA GTCCAAAGGAACAATTACAACCTCCAGCTTATGGAGAGTTGATCACCATCCTCAGCATTGACGGTGGTGGAATAAGAGGAATCATACCCGGAACCATTCTTGCTTTCTTAGAATCTGAGCTCCAG AAGCTGGATGGTGAGGAAGCAAGACTCGCAGACTATTTTGATGTGATTGCAGGGACTAGCACGGGCGGCCTGGTCACCGCCATGCTAACTAGTCCAAATGAAAAGAATCGACCTCTGTTTGCTGCCAAAGATATAAAAGACTTTTACCTACAGAACTCCCCTAAAATCTTCCCTCAACCAGG ATCTCAATTATTCCCTCAAACAACTAAAGCTATCAAAGCTCTATCGGGACCAAAATATGATGGGAAGTTCCTGCATAGCCTTGTTAAACAGAAACTAGGAGACACAAGATTGCACCAGACATTAACCAATGTTGTTATCCCAACATTTGACATCAATCATCTTCAGCCAATCATCTTCTCAAGCTATCGG GTGAAGGAAAAACCTACTTTAG aTGCCTTACTCTCAGACATATGCATTGGAACCTCAGCTGCACCAACCTATCTCCCAGCCCATTACTTCAAAACCCAAGACAACAAAGGAAACGTGAAAGATTATAACCTTATAGATGGCGGCGTAGCTGCAAATAACCCG ACTTTAGTTGCTATGGGGGAAGTGAGCAAGGCGATCATTAACGGAAACTCTGATTTCTTCCCAATTAAACCCGTAGATTATGGAAGATTTCTGGTTATCTCCTTGGGGACTGGCTCTCCAAAAGCCGAAAAGAAATACAATGCAGCAGAGGCAGCTAAGTGGGGTGTGCTAGGTTGGTTAAACAGCGAGGGTTCCACACCTTTAGTTGATGTATTCACTCAAGCAAGCGGAGACATGGTCGACTTCCATCTTTCTGTAGTGTTTAAAGCTCTTCACTCTGATAAATACCTACGTATTCAG GATGATGGATTAAGTGGGGATGCATCTTCCGTTGATATAGCAACGAAGAAGAATTTGGATGAACTTGTGAAAGTTGGTGAGGGACTGTTAAAAAAACGAGTTTGTAGAGTTAACTTGGAAACCGGCATGTTTCAACCCTTTGCCCAAGAAACCAATGAAGAAGCTCTTAAAAG GTTTGCAACACTACTGTCTCGAGAGAGGCATCGTCGACATTCTAGGACACCCCAAGGAAAGGCTGGAGGATATTATCAAAATGGTGTTAAAAATTAG
- the LOC107961511 gene encoding patatin-like protein 2: protein MEGIPKHIITKFNFFTDSPRSPLQPPTYGNLITLLSIDGGGIRGLIPGTILAFLESQLQKLDGEQARLADYFDIISGTSTGGLVTAMLTTPDPKKENRPLFAAKDINEFYLEHCPKIFPQNSSPFAPAANVVKSLMGPKYDGKYLHDIVREKLGETKLHQTLTNVVIPTFDIKQLQPRIFSTYEVKSDPCTDALLSDICIATSAAPTYLPAHHFQTQDSTGKTKEFNLIDGGVAANNPTLVAMNEVTKEILRGNPEFFPIKPTDYARFLVVSLGTGSPKSEGKYHANMAAKWGVLGWLTSEHSTPLVDIFMQASSDMVDFHIATVFQALQSENSYLRIQDDTLSQQISSVDIATKENLENLVKVGEELLNKSVSRVNLENGQFEPAGKVTNGEALIRLAAVLSKEKQLREMRSPLGKLAMKKNEECAHVNNTTT, encoded by the exons ATGGAAGGAATTCCTAAACATATTATTACAAAATTCAACTTCTTCACAGATAGCCCGAGATCACCTCTTCAACCTCCCACCTATGGGAATTTGATTACTCTTCTTAGCATTGATGGAGGGGGTATCAGAGGGCTTATTCCTGGAACTATACTTGCTTTTTTAGAGTCTCAGCTTCAG AAGCTGGATGGTGAGCAAGCGAGATTGGctgattattttgatattatttctGGGACGAGCACTGGTGGCCTCGTCACTGCCATGCTAACTACCCCAGATCCCAAAAAAGAGAATCGCCCCCTTTTTGCTGCCAAAGATATCAATGAGTTCTACCTTGAACACTGCCCTAAAATCTTTCCCCAAAATAG TTCTCCCTTTGCACCAGCTGCAAATGTGGTCAAATCACTAATGGGACCAAAATATGACGGTAAATATCTTCATGATATTGTGAGGGAAAAGCTGGGAGAAACTAAATTGCACCAGACCTTGACTAACGTTGTGATCCCAACTTTTGACATCAAGCAACTCCAGCCAAGAATATTCTCCACCTATGAG GTAAAGAGCGATCCTTGCACCGATGCTTTACTGTCGGATATTTGCATTGCAACTTCAGCAGCTCCAACTTACCTTCCTGCCCATCATTTTCAAACCCAAGATTCCACTGGCAAAACAAAAGAATTCAACCTTATCGATGGAGGGGTTGCTGCTAATAACCCG ACTTTAGTGGCTATGAACGAAGTGACTAAAGAAATACTTCGAGGGAATCCCGAATTTTTTCCAATAAAGCCCACTGACTACGCTCGGTTCCTGGTTGTATCTTTGGGGACTGGTTCACCCAAATCAGAAGGGAAGTACCATGCTAATATGGCAGCTAAATGGGGAGTTTTGGGATGGTTGACCAGTGAGCATTCTACTCCTTTGGTGGATATTTTCATGCAAGCAAGCAGTGACATGGTCGACTTTCATATTGCCACAGTTTTTCAAGCCCTTCAATCTGAAAACAGTTATCTCCGAATTCAG GATGATACACTCTCTCAGCAAATATCATCTGTGGATATTGCTACCAAGGAAAACCTTGAGAATCTTGTGAAAGTCGGAGAAGAATTGCTAAATAAGTCTGTTTCCAGAGTGAATTTGGAGAATGGTCAATTCGAACCAGCTGGCAAGGTAACCAATGGAGAGGCTCTCATCAG ATTAGCAGCAGTTCTTTCCAAGGAGAAGCAGCTTCGTGAGATGAGATCACCCCTTGGAAAACTTgcgatgaagaaaaatgaagaatgcGCTCACGTTAATAACACTACCACATAA